In the Mauremys mutica isolate MM-2020 ecotype Southern chromosome 13, ASM2049712v1, whole genome shotgun sequence genome, one interval contains:
- the OXA1L gene encoding LOW QUALITY PROTEIN: mitochondrial inner membrane protein OXA1L (The sequence of the model RefSeq protein was modified relative to this genomic sequence to represent the inferred CDS: inserted 1 base in 1 codon; deleted 1 base in 1 codon), with the protein MAPDSIXDTVPAHKKHGCARFGRASHLAQRLLRGGRAALGLCAAGGGSFPANMAACAAARRGWRRLGPPELAPLLRGLHTQIRRGSAPPAWLHGNAPRGAPLRPRLVLRLPPARSQSSAAQVLPPAAAPPPDLGGAVPGGELAEVPELGLAELGLGSYTPVGLIQNLLEFLHADLGLPWWGAIVAGTVAARCLVFPLIVKGQREAAKLNNHLPEITRLTQRMQDAKRSGNQFEFSKSYSELNLYQKAHDVNPIRGFLVPLVQTPVFISFFIALREMAALPVPSMQSGGLAWFVDLTAADPLYVLPLVVTGTMWLILELGAESGVDNPNLKVMKTVFRVMPLVILPLTISFPTAIFTYWLTSNLFSLAQVGLLRVPAVRTRLRIPDRVQHNPAQLPPRRGFVQSLRAGWKDAQLAQQLQERERRIKNHLALAAKGPLRQTFSHNPLQQKEGGAGGPGSSPRPKRPWQDTLG; encoded by the exons ATGGCGCCTGACTCTA AAGATACGGTGCCTGCCCATAAAAAACATGGCTGCGCTCGCTTCGGCAGAGCTTCGCATCTGGCACAGCGCTTGCTCCGA GGCGGGCGCGCGGCGCTGGGTCTCTGCGCAGCCGGAGGCGGCTCCTTCCCCGCAAACATGGCGGCGTGCGCGGCAGCGAGACGGGGCTGGCGCCGGCTGGGACCCCCGGAGCTCGCCCCGCTCCTCAGGGGGCTCCACACGCAG ATCCGCAGGGGCTCGGCCCCCCCCGCCTGGCTCCATGGAAACGCCCCGCGTGGCGCCCCCCTGCGCCCCCGGCTTGTCCTGCGGCTGCCCCCGGCCCGGAGCCAGAGCAGCGCGGCCCAg gtgctgccccccgcggctgccccgcccccagaccTGGGGGGCGCAGTGCCCGGGGGGGAGCTGGCGGAGgtgccagagctgggactggCGGAGCTGGGGCTCGGCTCCTACACGCCCGTGGGGCTGATCCAGAACCTGCTGGAGTTCCTGCACGCCGACCTGGGGCTGCCCTGGTGGGGCGCCATCGTGGCCG GCACGGTGGCGGCGCGCTGTCTGGTGTTCCCGCTCATCGTGAAGGGGCAGCGGGAGGCCGCCAAGCTGAACAACCACCTGCCCGAGATCACCCGGCTCACGCAGCGCATGCAGGACGCCAAGCGCTCCGGCAACCAGTTTGAAT tctccAAGTCGTATTCAGAACTGAATCTGTACCAGAAGGCCCATGACGTCAACCCCATACGGGGCTTCCTGGTGCCGCTGGTCCAG ACCCCCGTCTTTATCTCGTTTTTCATCGCCCTGCGGGAGATGGCCGCCCTGCCCGTGCCCAGCATGCAGAGCGGCGGCCTGGCATGGTTCGTGGATCTGACGGCAGCCGACCCCCTCTACGTCCTGCCCCTCGTCGTCACCGGCACCATGTGGCTTATCCTGGAG ctgggggcgGAGTCCGGGGTAGACAACCCCAACCTGAAGGTGATGAAGACGGTTTTCCGGGTGATGCCGCTCGTGATCCTGCCGCTGACCATCAGCTTCCCCACG GCCATCTTCACCTACTGGCTGACGTCCAACCTGTTCTCCCTGGCGCAGGTCGGGCTCCTGCGGGTCCCGGCCGTCCGCACCAGGCTCCGCATCCCCGACCGCGTCCAGCACAACCCGGCCCAGCTGCCCCCGCGCCGGGGCTTCGTCCAGAGCCTGCGGGCCG GCTGGAAGGACGCCCAGCTggcccagcagctgcaggagcgTGAGCGGCGGATCAAGAACCACCTGGCCCTGGCCGCCAAAG gacccctgcgcCAGACCTTCTCCCACAACCCCTTGCAGCAGAAGGAGGGCGGGGCTggcggccctggctccagcccccgccCGAAGAGGCCCTGGCAGGACACACTGGGCTGA